In Lolium rigidum isolate FL_2022 chromosome 3, APGP_CSIRO_Lrig_0.1, whole genome shotgun sequence, the genomic window AGCATTTGAGCGCTCCGTACATCCGTAGGGGGCTTCCCTTGCATCTTGGGTTGTCTagttaattttctgaatttacaCCACAAACCTCGGCCCAAAGGGGAAAGGCCAGAAGTACTAGTACAAGTTACTACCTAAGCCGGGGCCCCTTCCTCTCGGGGGCCAAGGGCGGGCGCCCCGTTGCCTCGCCCTATGGGCCGATCCTGCATATTAGTCTACATTGGATGTCATTAATtttaatgtagcttggattggttggtTACATATTAAAGTACTAGTATTTAATGACTTGCTAATTGGTCTTTAAATttgtagaatgtagactaaaagaGATGGGAGGGAGTATGTTCCTAGCACttcaattttttcttcctttgGACGAGATCACCCATTCCATTATGATGATGAAATAATATCTACAGGAAACCACCTGTTTGTAGTTTTTCTCGACGCACTACCAGTACACACTACGAGGCGGAAACCTGGTAACACTATCATACAGCCTTACTGGAAAAGTACCACCTGGTGAACATAGGCTaatccccccgccgccgccgcctcggacaTGAGCAATAAACTGAAAACGGAACGCCTGGATCCGCTGTTTCTTGTGTTTCGAGATGGATGGAGCTCATAGAGActgcaagcaaacacaagtagccGTATCATACATCTGAAATCACCAAAAGAGGTGCCCCGTCATCTTGAACATGGTTTTTAGTAGAGTCCTGAGCATCCTGATGATGATGCAGAACCTTATTATGTTATTGGAACTTGTGATGGCTTGTTGCTAGTCCTTTTTGTGAGATGTTAGTTTCTGGGACGTGTGTCTTCACGCTTTGCTTGTTAGAATTCTTAGAGCTATATAAGTTATTTTCATATATTTGTTTCGAGCAAAACCTGATTCTAGTGTCACCCTTTTGCAACCTAGAGTCCAGCTAGAATACtttgttcacaatcttgtcaaACACTCATAATTTTCCACTGCTTGCACTGAAGCCTCTTTTGCTTTTTCAGCTCTGCTGGAGCCTCATCACCTGCTATGCAAATTAATATAGTAAGCATAGATTGGTTGGGTAGCAAACAAGCTTCCAGGGTTGATTCCTCATCACAAGTTGCACCACATGCCTATGGGCCTGCTCATAGCTTTGATGCTGTTGGAACTGCTTTGGATTCTGCACCATCTTGTCGACCATGGGAGCGTGGAGATTTACTTCGTCGACTGGCAACATTTAAGCCTTCAACTTGGGATTCTAAGCCGAAGGTCATTTCTTTTCCTTATTATCTCTAGGGATTTAAAATTGTTGAAAGCAACAAGATACAACTGGTGAATGTTGTGTCTGTCTTAATTTTGCGATAAGAGATACTCATGGACTCGTGGTACGTAAATGTACAAGCACAGTGACTTTTCCTATCATATAACTTATGATGCTTACTGCTAGCTTAGATATACAGAATTTGATAAAGATCACAGTTCCTTCCTTTGCTCGTTGTAATTGACATTTTTTTATTAGGTTTAAATTATAATGTGATTATGGACTATTTACGAAAATTTCTACTCATGTTATCATAATTTAAGCCTAAATTAACTTTTTGTAGGCTGCTAGTTCCTTGTCTTGCGCTCAAAGAGGCTGGGTGAATGTTGATATGGACAAAATTGAATGTGAATCATGCGGTGCACATCTTATATTCAGTGTGCTGACATCCTGGTCCCCAGCTGAAGGTATGTTCTCAGTTGGTATGCTTTTGTTGAAATTTGTTTGAGAGATAGCTGTTATGCTTGTCATCTTTATGTTTTGTCACCTTTCAGTCTAATTAAATAGATTTGGCTTGGTATCAGTGGTATTTGAAAATTTGAGATGGATCATGTTAAGTTTTGTGCTCCttcatgataaaaaaaaatataatatatatTTATAGGCTATGCTCTCACTTCACAATAGTTAATAGTTTGATTTGCCGGCTTTTTAACACCTGAAATTGTTATGATAAAGTAAGTGACAACATTACATACTATCAAAGATAACACATATGTCCAATTGTCATAATGCTATTCAGCTGTGAAACCTTTCTTTATGTGTTGTATATTAGTTGCAAATGCTGGAGAAGCCTTTGCGGAGCAGCTTGATGCATCACACAAGAATAGTTGTCCCTGGAGAGGCAGTAGCTGTGCTGATAGCCTTATTCAGCTCCACCTTACACAGTCAGCGCTTATTGGAGGTTTTAAAGATCGTTGTGATGGACTTCTACAGTTTCTCTCTCTTCCTGTGATTGCTTCATCTGCAATTGAGAATATGAGGTTGACCAGGGCTGCTCAGATTAACCGCCTATTAACCCAATCAATTAGCTTCTTATCTGGGGAACTTGGTTACAAAGCTGACAGTACACCAGGAGTTGACATCCATCAAGGTTCCTCTTGTGGCTACTCGCGAGTATGTTTTTCTGTTTCTTGTATCTGTGTGCGATATGTTCATTTGTGCCACTACTGTAGTTCTGTTTCTCCTATATGTGTGTGATATGTTCATTTGTATCTTCGGCCATGTtgatttattttattcaaatgctGTTTCTGTTTTGCTTTCTAGGCGCAGAAGCTTATAAGCCTTTGTGGATGGGAGCCTAGGTGGCTTCCAAATGTTCAGGACTGTGAAGAAAATTCAACCCGCTCGGCTAAACATGCACTTTCAAATGAACCAGACGCACATCAGAAAAGTTCATTCTCGGAATCAGCCAAGAAAGATAAAGGAAAAGGCAAAAGACCCCTCAAAGATTCTGGATGCAGCATGAGCTCCCCTTTATTAGACTGTAGCCTGTGTGGAGCTACAGTTAGGATCTGGGACTTCAGATCTGTGTCACGTCCTCATTTTAGCCCAAATAGCATTGATGCGCCAGAAACAGGCAAAAAGTTAACCCTGACACGTGGAATTAGTGCAGCCAGTGGGATCAATGGATGGGTTAATGATGGGGTGGTAAGAGATCAAGCTGAAGGGCGTGATGAAGCGGCAACTTATGAGGGAAAATTACTATCAAATGCTGGAGTAGACCTGAGTTTAACGATGGCTGGAGGACTACCGCCAATTCATTCTGCAGTGCCTGTTGCATCTGAGGGCTTTAATGGAGGAATGGGAAGAGATCTGATGATTGCACAGCCCACTGGAAGTGAAGTTGGTGATCGTGCAACGTCATATGAGTCTCGGGGTCCAAGCTCGCGGAAGCGTAACCTTGAGGAAGGTGGGAGCACTGCTGACAAGCCACAAGACGGGGTTCAACATGCTGACAGCATAGAAGGAACTGTTATCGATCGTGATGGTGAAGAAGTTGATGATGACGTGCAAGATTCAGACATCCAGAATAAAAGATCCCGTGGGTTCAACTTTTTTGACGCCAATCTTCCATCTTGTTCTGGAGCGGGACCTAGTAGAAACCTCTGCATTGACAATGATGTAGATACCAGTATATTCGGTCACTCTAGAGCTGTTGGTCTAGGTCCTGTTGAGCATCCATCTGCTAGAGATTCTATGAGGGCATCTTCTGTTATTGCAATGGATATTCGAAGCGCTGATGAAGATTCGATGGAGAGCGTTGAGTACCATCCAGATGCTGGTATTGATATTAACATGCCTTCATCTAGTGGGTACAGGAATATTGAAATGAATGATGCCTTTGATCTCAACGATAGCAACCAAGCACAGCAAAGTGCTTGTGCACAGCCTGCTGCTGGAAGTGACGGAAGGGAGATAGGAGGAAGCAGTACAAATGAAGGGGAGGAAGTACTTAATGCAGGCACGACTTCTGCTTTTGCAAGGGATCAACTTAGCTTAGGAATTAGTGGTGGGAGTGTTGGCATGGGTGCTAGTCATGAGGCGGAAATTCATGGCATTGATGTTTCTGTGCAAAGAACTGAGAGTGTTGTAGGCGATGCAGAACCTATTACTGACCTTACTGAGACAATGGGTCATACAGGCGAATCAGTTCCAGGACCTGGATTGATGGATGAGTTTGTACCTGAAGAAGTTGACCGGGAAGTAAATCATGGAGACAGCCAAGACGTAGTGTTCCGTTCAGCAGGGCGTGCTGACAGTGGATCAAAAAATTATGGTTGTAATAAAGCTGATTCTGGTGAGAGTGGAAAAAAGATAGGACGTGCCATTGGTCATGAAAGCACCATGCATCCTTCCCTGTCTTGCAATGCTGTGATGTATAACGGTTTTGATGTGTTTAAAGAGGAAGTGACACAGGCTGGCAAAGTACCGACTACAGATGATGTGTTAATGGGGTTAGATTATGATCCGCAGAATGAGTTAGGTAATTATCATCAAGCCTTTTTCCTGTGACACATATACTCTATATGATATTCTTATACCAACCGTATTTGCATTATTTTGTGTGGTTGCATGCTACATTTTACTATTAAACTGTCTTTATTTGACAGCTAGAGATACTTGCTAGTCATGCTTTCTTTGAAGTTTTAAGTTGTTCAAAAATGATCTGTTGGTGACCAAGGAGCAGCCAGCTAACTTTTCGGTTTTCCCTTTTCAGCATACGTGGTATTGATCTCATATAGTTAGTTCGGCTTTGGCATCCCCTATGCCTAGTCGTCCTATACCGACTGCTCCCAGACTCCACACACATGTTTTTATTATTTATTGCCCCCTCTTTGTATTAATGTGCTTGTTCTATTATTTTTCTGCTCAATTATGTGTGATTTGCTCATATCAATACTCTATTGTTTGTTTCTCAGGAGCAACAAATGGAGAAAATGACTATGAACCAGGTCTTCCAGATTTTGATCCAATCAAGCATCACAAAAGTTACTGTCCATGGGTAAATGGAACTGTTGCAGCAGCTTGCTGTTACGATGCTAGTTCCAGCTCAAGCAGTTCAGAACTTTCTGGTTGGCAGCTAACAGTAGATGCGCTTGATACATTCCAGTCTCTTGGTCAAAACCAAACAATGCAGTCTGAATCTGCGGCCTCGCTAAATATGGTAACCTTTTGTCATGCTCATCTTTATTTTCTTCGTCTTTGCGCCTCTTTTGAATTTACCATGAGATATTGAACTAGTTGTGGTCCATACTTGAAAACCCAATTTCATGATCTGCATTAGCTGTGATATCTGGATGGCCCTAAGTACATACGAGTGTGCCATGCAGAGGTCAACTAGTATGTTTCCTTGTGCACCAAGCTATGCTTATGGAGCTCTCTGTCTGTGTATGGCGCAGGATGATCAAGTAGCTTCTAACCGTAAGCTGGCAAGAAGGTCTTCAGTTAGCAAAAGCCATGGGaaatgttgagcaaagctccatcATACCCAGCCAAGCTAGTTTCACCTTCTTCTCAAACATGAATAGCATCCGGCCAAGTTCAAGATCCAGACTGGGGCATCTGGGTGCTTAATAACATGCAGTGCTGTTGCTGCCTGATGTACCCTTTCTAAATTAGGTTGGGCGTCGGAGGAAGAAAACCAGTTAATAATCCATGTCAGCTAGTCTGTAGATTGTTGTCACCTATGGTTGCACATAATCTGGCAATTTGATATATGTTCCAGTTATTCCGGAAGAGTTGATTCAACTCTGAACGTCACCCTCCATTCCAAAAGGAACATTTGCAGAATTGGCAAGTGAGTTGATTATTTATCGTCCCCCAGGTTAGACTTATGAGCCAATGTTCGTATTCTTGGGAATGACCTGACACATAATTCAGAGAGTGATTGTGTTCCAGTGAGTCACTCTTTGACCCTCGGAATATAGAATTCACTCCATACTAATATCAGGGCTATGCCAGAATTTTTGTTagaatttagttcaaatttaCAGAGCCCGTAATTCACATCCAGTGATGGAAAAAAAATCTGTCACCCTTCTCCATTTTATTTGTGCTCTGATATTTATTGAGGATGGAACCAAATGTCACTATTGGGTTTGTTTCTGCTTGCGCTATTGCTGAAAACCACAAAGCGGTCACTTTCTGGTTCAAAATCTGACGACCCAATGAGCAGCACCCAGAGTGCCAGGTCATCACCGACGATCAGATAGAGTAGCGGATGAGATGCCACTTCGCTCCAGTGTACCCCATCATCGTCTTCCTCAGCTACGCCCCTCCAATCTCCAAACTTCCAAATCAATCAAGAAAGGGAGACAAAGCTAGCTACGGCCGGTGACAATGCCGCTCTGCAGCTTCTACGCCTCCACCACCCTCCCGGTCGCCAAGCCCCACTCCTTGCcctcctccgccaagctcccgtccACCGCCGCAGCCGCGACCACGACCGTGCAGCCAACAACAAGCCCGGTCCTGGCGGCAGCGGTGACCACGTTACCAACTACAACCGCGTCCACGGCGGCGGAGGTGCTGTCGTTGCACCTGCCGGAGCTGCCGTCCTCGACGCGGGACAAGATCCTGAGCCTGGAGCTAATGGGGGTGGACTACGGGCGCGCGCTGTCCCTGAACCCGGACCTCCGCGACGCGTCGCCGGAGTCCATCCACGCGGTGGTGACCTTCCTCCAGTCCCGCGGGCTCCACTTCAGGGACCTGGGCCGCGTCTTCGGCATGTGCCCCTCCGTGCTCACCGCCAGCGTGCGCGCCGACCTCCGCCCCGTCTTCGCCTTCCTCACCGACGACCTCGGCGTGCCCGACGACGCCTACCGCCGCGTCGTCGTCAAGTGCCCGCGCCTGCTCGCCTGCAGCGTCCGCGACCAGCTCCGGCCGGCGCTCTTCTACCTCCGCCGCCTGGGGTTCCGGGACAGCCGCGCGCTGGCGTTCCAGGACCCCATCCTGCTGGTGTCCAGCGTGGAGCGCACCATGGCGCCCAAGCTGGAGTACCTGCGCACGGAGCTGGGCATGTCCAAGGACGAGGCGGTGGCCATGGTGCTCCGCTGCCCGGCGCTCTTCACCTTCAACGTGGAGCGCAACTTCAGGCCCAAGTTCGAGTACCTGGTGCAGGAGatgggcggcggcgtggaggacgTCAAGGCCTTCCCGCAGTACTTCACCTTCAGCCTCGAGAAGCGGATCGCGCCCCGGCACCGCGCAGCTGTCGAGGCCGGCGTCGACCTGCCGCTGCCCGACATGCTCAAGGCCACCGACGACGAGTTCAGGGAGATGCTCGAGAAGAAAAGGAGCTGATGATGAAGCAGACGCGGCGCCACCGCCGGCAGCTGAGCGAACGCGCCATCGGCCGAGCTCTTGCACGCACAGTACTGGGCTCGTACACCTCCGAGCAGCTACGGTAGTGATCACCTGCACCCGATCGATCCAAGTGCGTTTAGACCCAGTTCTTTTGgcagcttctccgagaagctgccctccccccgGCTTCCTGGGGAAGCCGATGATAAAATTTTGTGAGGCTTCCAAATTAGTTTAGCCTTAGCTATTCTAGAAGCCTCGGAAAATTTTAGAACCGGCTTCCCCATGAAGCTGGGGGGAGGACATCTTCTccgagaagccgccaaaagaactgggcCTTAACCGGCGTTCGTGGCGACCACAGTTTGCACTGTACATAAGGGTCACAATGTTTGGTGCCACGGCTCATGACTCACGTTGCCAAGTAGTCGTATTTTGTACAGTGTTTACAAGACATTAGTTGGGGCTGTAAATAAAGTCATGGAGAGTACTAACAAGTGTAACAGACTGAGCATCAAACTTTGGATGATAGTGCCATGACACACTGAAATCATCTTTCTGGTTATTGGAGATCCGTTTTTTGTTGTTGCTATATAGTTAAGAAATGGTTTTGCTAATTCTGaattaacttagcttccattttttaATACCATGACCAAAAAATGAACACTCTGTTCCGCAGGACCGAAACTTAAAGGAATCAAGTCCTACACCATCAGATTGACATCGTGATTCGTGCACTTATGAGTTATAagctgggttgcaactgagatttttttagtTCCAACTATAATGTCTCAAACCGTTAAATTTGCTCCCTAATTCGTGCTAAGATTTGCACTTGAGTAATAGCTAAGATTCTCAAGTGACTGTGAATCACTCATACCCTTAAAAAACACAATTGACCTCAAGCTCAAACGCCGATGAACTGCGAGGGGGAACGTTGGCCACTGTCATCACAATCCCTTTCTTCCATACTTTTTGTTGTGGATTTTGTTGAAATTTAAACTAGGATAAAAATTATGAAATAGGGAGTAGCTAAGAAGGGTGAGGGATGATGTTCACGTCGGACATATGCTTTTTTCATATTAAGTTTCAAAGCACAATGTCCATTTCTTTTGCTCCTATTTTTCTTCATGAAATGCAAGCATTCATAATTGGCCCAAAACAAAACGACTTTAAACAAGAAGGAAGGCCAGAAAAGTAAAATCGTGTCAACTGGCAGCCCATCGAGTAGAATAGCCAATAATTGGCCCGTGCAACCTTCACGTCGTCAAAAGGCCCATCCAAACAAACCCTAGTTCTTCTGATAAATACAGCCGCAGCCCCCTGATCGTCATCCACCGCCGcaagctccaccgccgccgccttcaATCGATTTGTTTCTACAGGTTTTCAGCGAATTTATGCTCTCTGATTTCTTGAGCTTCTGCTCTGGACGAATTTCTCTCCCCAGCCCTCCGTTTCTAATGATTCTGCCTGTTTCCGGCGTGTTTTCGATCGTTTTCTGGTTCATCGGCCTACTGCTTTGGAGAATGATGAATAGGAATTTGTCGCCCCAGTCTTAGGATCTGGTTCGCCGGACCTGTGCTGATTGACATGTTATCTAAATCTGACTCCGGCCAATGCAGTCGTATCTATAATAATTTTATTGCCTTTTTAAATACAATTTCGATGTGTTCATTCTCTGATCCTGTTGCGAGGATGATGATTTCATATTTGTCGCCCCAGTCTTAGGATCTGGTTCGCCGGGCCTGTGCTGATTGACATAGTTATCTAATCTGACTCTGCCAATAAATCCTTCCATCGATCGTTTTTCCCGTAGAATCCTCTATGGTCTGATGCCTGCTCTGTTGCAAGCTGCTCGACTTATTTTGTTAAATTCCGGTAAACAATGGACAAATCTTATTTTGAAATTTTACACAATTATGATCACTTCTAGGTGGTGCCTGGGGacagtttttttcttgcttttctATGTCTATTACTTGATTTAATATTAGCTGTTGTCCGATGATGATCAAACTAAATACTTTCGTTCTTCTGATGCGCTCTTTGCGCGGTGCGGAAGCAATTTGGAGACCTGAACTGAGGAAACATTTTTTTTAGATCGTTCAATGTTCGTAAGTAGTTGCGTTTTCTCTTTCAGTTGCAATAAAAGACATTTCCTGGTTTATGTTGCTTCACATCTGGAAGAATGGCCTGATGATAACAGTTTGGTCATCCTGTAGAGGGAAGCATAGATGAGCGGAAACACCGGCCAGCATTAAACAGCACGGCACTTATATCAAACCGTGTCGTGTTACCTGTCTTCTGGTACAACTTTAAACATACAAAAACGTGGTTTGATACTCTGTTGATGCATATGAGGAGACACGAGTTTATGGGTAATTTGCGTCTGAGGCATTTCAATGATGTCACACTCTTTTTCACCTTGGAGATCTGATGCATCCCTCCTTGCTGATTAGGTTTTCGGTTCTTTGTATTTTCTCTGATTACTTCTTTTCGCTTTCCCTTTTGTTTGGGCGAGACAATgagcaatatttttgctgttggaTTCTATGGTGTCCATAGAATGTGTTGCTCTATCTGATCATATACCCTATGATTTCTATTTGTATTTATGTTCTTGGTGCAGATGTAGTCTTTTATTTAATGGACTTGAGATGAGATGATGAACGAGATTAATTTCCCTATTGGTTTGATTGGCCGATATGATGGCCTTAATACTGAACCGAATCTGATCATCCTCGTATTAGCACAaagactttggttttgttgtcttTTTATTGATGCTTGGTTGTTAGTTTCTGTTTGGTAGACGTAGAAGAGGTGATGAATGGCTTAGATTCTGAATTGAATTTGTTCAGTTCTAACTGTTTGGAAAGTATTCTTCAGGTTTACAGAACGCGAAGGATGACATGGATGGATTTGTTGACTCAACCTTTGCTGCTGGTCTATGCTGTCATGCAAAGTCTATTGTACAACGCCGTCATGGCATTTTGGTCTATATTTGTTAAAACGACATTTATTTTTTCTCCAACTCCGAGAAGCACAGCTTGTATAAGAAATTTGTCCTGTAATTATTTGTGTCTTTGTCAAATCAAAGTGAACATCTAGCTTGTTTGTGTTACTGTAATTCAGCCTTCATTATTGATGGTTTAGTCATATGTTTAATCTATTTCTGTTAAGCCTTGTCTGTCTGCGTTGAAGCAGCATCAGTCTGCCTGTCCGAGCTTCCTCTtattgctctaagagcatctccagtcgtctcCCCTACAGGGATTtggaaaaaaccgttccagccgtgtcccctaaagcccattttttgtccggcgcgcccccatacggtgtccggcgccccgagcccgtccccgtcccccgggcacgccggacacaacgaaaaaaaagcgaggtggggagtggcggggccgacccctgACGggtcggaaggctaaaaccccgttgcCTATCTTTGGTCAAGcggcgttaatggcgtccctgttttcccaggcgacgcagagacgcgtctcgtcgtgcatgtggccgtccgcgccggagttattgcgtgcaaccacccgctgccgccgctgttttaagacgccctgcagttctcgccgctcatCACAATCtttatcgtcgccgccgcctcccccctcccagattttctcctcgccgctccaaaaatgtcgagctcgtcctcccgcaagatcgccgcggcgaacggcttcgaccgcggcagcctcactgtgccggaggcgtgggcgctgtaccacgcccggtatccagtcccgccggacatgcggctgccaagcggccggcgggctggaagatggccgtgaacggcattggcatcccgccgccgccgaagccggacacggatcaatggagggacgccatcaaggcccggcgggctcaactcaccgacgCAGAGCGGTTGGATCCAACGTGGGCGGTCACCAACAACgatgcctggtggacgacgtacttcaaggcgaagtacgacatcgagatgcacaACACCGAGGGGCTCGTCGGTggccccaatagctggaacaaagacggccgcgccctgttctggggcgttccggggcgcaccctcgacaacgtcatccgcggcatccgcaacggtgctccaaggctggagatgccgtcgtcgccgccgccgtctcaatggcagccgaggaggacgatgtactcctcctcctcgcactcttcttcctcgagaccggcgcgatcgacgccgtcctcgtcgtaccggtcggcgccctacaccgtccccaaacgggaggtcaaggaggagccggcgacgcccgtcaacacgaggcgtggcggcagcggcagccggcggcagcaagggaggcgcggcggcaccctcctcatcccgaagccggaggtgaaggaggagccggaggaagcgtcgcaggcggcgctgctggcggtgctgctggcggagtacgagcggcagctgcggctcatcgccggcggcgacgactccgaggaccgcccggggctgcgggcggcgttcttggcgtccatgaaggacaaggacgcccggagggcgactccggacgcggcgatcgccatgtccatccgcgactccggcaagccgctggtggacctcaccgacgacggcgaggcaggaccaagcggcttggtgaaggacgagcgcgtcaagcaggaggtcgtcaccgacgagatatacaacttccagcagtactacgacgcctccggccgccgcaagtggttctagattaggtttagtttaaatttagtcaaattttcgttcgaatctatgtaagtttggacgaatctaatcgaatcttgtTAAGTTTTAAATTTCCGAATTTTTGTTTGAGGGAcgtgactggggagcgacgtcccccaacgtcccccaaacgctcaatccggcgcggtttggggaacggtttgggggacgcgactagagatgctctaattcaCATGCTCTAATTCACCCATCCAAACGTGCATAGTCTAACCCTGCATTCCTCCTCGGATCCTTCTCGTGGCCGCCTTAGGTGTGCCATAGATTGGAGACCACGATGAAGGTATGATCGGCCCAGAGGTCCGCTTGGTACTGGCACCAACCACTGCCAGGCAGGTGCACGTCTCCCATCGTCGACATGGCATCCAGTTTTCGTACATCAGCTGTGCCATGTCGATGGGGAGAGGCACCCTGTTTGGCTGCTCCTTTTTGATGC contains:
- the LOC124704478 gene encoding uncharacterized protein LOC124704478; this translates as MREEVRSSSGAVPEQQFAVVRSSSPPPTPVASSAGASSPAMQINIVSIDWLGSKQASRVDSSSQVAPHAYGPAHSFDAVGTALDSAPSCRPWERGDLLRRLATFKPSTWDSKPKAASSLSCAQRGWVNVDMDKIECESCGAHLIFSVLTSWSPAEVANAGEAFAEQLDASHKNSCPWRGSSCADSLIQLHLTQSALIGGFKDRCDGLLQFLSLPVIASSAIENMRLTRAAQINRLLTQSISFLSGELGYKADSTPGVDIHQGSSCGYSRAQKLISLCGWEPRWLPNVQDCEENSTRSAKHALSNEPDAHQKSSFSESAKKDKGKGKRPLKDSGCSMSSPLLDCSLCGATVRIWDFRSVSRPHFSPNSIDAPETGKKLTLTRGISAASGINGWVNDGVVRDQAEGRDEAATYEGKLLSNAGVDLSLTMAGGLPPIHSAVPVASEGFNGGMGRDLMIAQPTGSEVGDRATSYESRGPSSRKRNLEEGGSTADKPQDGVQHADSIEGTVIDRDGEEVDDDVQDSDIQNKRSRGFNFFDANLPSCSGAGPSRNLCIDNDVDTSIFGHSRAVGLGPVEHPSARDSMRASSVIAMDIRSADEDSMESVEYHPDAGIDINMPSSSGYRNIEMNDAFDLNDSNQAQQSACAQPAAGSDGREIGGSSTNEGEEVLNAGTTSAFARDQLSLGISGGSVGMGASHEAEIHGIDVSVQRTESVVGDAEPITDLTETMGHTGESVPGPGLMDEFVPEEVDREVNHGDSQDVVFRSAGRADSGSKNYGCNKADSGESGKKIGRAIGHESTMHPSLSCNAVMYNGFDVFKEEVTQAGKVPTTDDVLMGLDYDPQNELGATNGENDYEPGLPDFDPIKHHKSYCPWVNGTVAAACCYDASSSSSSSELSGWQLTVDALDTFQSLGQNQTMQSESAASLNMDDQVASNRKLARRSSVSKSHGKC
- the LOC124700751 gene encoding transcription termination factor MTEF1, chloroplastic-like — its product is MPLCSFYASTTLPVAKPHSLPSSAKLPSTAAAATTTVQPTTSPVLAAAVTTLPTTTASTAAEVLSLHLPELPSSTRDKILSLELMGVDYGRALSLNPDLRDASPESIHAVVTFLQSRGLHFRDLGRVFGMCPSVLTASVRADLRPVFAFLTDDLGVPDDAYRRVVVKCPRLLACSVRDQLRPALFYLRRLGFRDSRALAFQDPILLVSSVERTMAPKLEYLRTELGMSKDEAVAMVLRCPALFTFNVERNFRPKFEYLVQEMGGGVEDVKAFPQYFTFSLEKRIAPRHRAAVEAGVDLPLPDMLKATDDEFREMLEKKRS